A stretch of the Bacillus sp. B-jedd genome encodes the following:
- a CDS encoding SurA N-terminal domain-containing protein, with protein MKKMMFILLTGLMAVVLAACGGNEDSKEAKNDKGKTEETAQQKEQQKQIAEMQKKLKAQQVDEKKTVAVVNDKEILGSDYNSALTYAQGQMQQMGQDPTSKKAAEQVKNQTIDSLVGQTLLLEEAEKKGYKASEADINKQLDEVKKPFKTEKEFDAALKKAGMNLTTLKAQIADDIKLSQYVEKELPAGKITDEEIQKTYDQYAEQGKAAGQEVPKLKEVKPQIEQSLQQQKQQEKLALRVEELKKNARIDIKI; from the coding sequence ATGAAAAAAATGATGTTTATCTTATTAACCGGTCTAATGGCCGTTGTTTTAGCAGCATGCGGAGGAAATGAAGATAGTAAAGAAGCCAAAAATGACAAAGGAAAAACAGAAGAAACCGCTCAGCAGAAGGAACAGCAAAAGCAAATCGCAGAAATGCAAAAGAAATTAAAAGCACAGCAAGTAGATGAAAAGAAAACGGTTGCCGTAGTGAATGATAAAGAAATTTTGGGAAGCGACTATAATAGCGCTTTAACGTATGCACAAGGACAAATGCAGCAAATGGGACAAGATCCGACTTCTAAAAAAGCTGCAGAGCAAGTGAAGAACCAGACAATTGATAGCTTAGTCGGACAAACTCTTCTACTCGAAGAGGCGGAGAAAAAAGGCTATAAAGCTTCAGAGGCAGATATTAATAAGCAGCTGGATGAAGTAAAAAAGCCGTTTAAAACAGAAAAAGAATTCGATGCCGCTCTTAAAAAAGCCGGCATGAATCTGACAACACTTAAAGCACAAATCGCCGATGATATTAAACTTTCCCAGTACGTTGAGAAAGAATTGCCGGCTGGCAAAATAACCGATGAAGAAATTCAAAAAACGTATGATCAATATGCGGAACAAGGAAAGGCTGCTGGACAGGAAGTGCCCAAGCTTAAGGAAGTAAAACCGCAAATCGAACAATCTCTTCAACAGCAAAAACAGCAGGAAAAACTTGCTCTGCGGGTTGAAGAGTTAAAGAAAAACGCCAGGATTGATATTAAGATTTAA
- a CDS encoding putative holin-like toxin, translating into MPVTVYESLTLMIAFAGFVVTILAFSQKK; encoded by the coding sequence ATGCCGGTGACAGTATACGAATCGCTGACGCTAATGATTGCATTCGCGGGATTCGTTGTCACAATACTGGCTTTTTCACAAAAAAAATAA
- a CDS encoding heterocycloanthracin/sonorensin family bacteriocin, whose amino-acid sequence MNYLNAQIDFDFIQLSRQGSAYPDNKYKGEEEMQNFHNQLQSLEMAPYQVSELTHLDPYSEDVRFGRCGGFGRCGGFGRCGGFGRCGGFGRCGGFGGCFGFGIGLSCFGCYSCYGCYSCYGGFGIWI is encoded by the coding sequence ATGAATTATCTGAATGCCCAAATTGATTTTGACTTCATCCAACTCTCGCGTCAGGGTTCGGCTTACCCTGATAATAAATATAAAGGAGAAGAAGAAATGCAGAATTTTCATAACCAATTGCAAAGCTTGGAAATGGCCCCATACCAAGTTAGCGAGTTAACTCATCTAGATCCTTATAGCGAGGATGTAAGGTTTGGCCGTTGTGGCGGATTCGGCCGTTGCGGTGGATTCGGCCGTTGTGGAGGCTTTGGCCGTTGTGGGGGCTTTGGTCGCTGTGGAGGTTTTGGCGGCTGTTTTGGATTTGGTATTGGTTTAAGCTGCTTCGGCTGCTACAGCTGCTATGGCTGCTATAGCTGCTATGGCGGTTTTGGCATTTGGATTTAA
- a CDS encoding pyridoxal-phosphate-dependent aminotransferase family protein — MTKFTDLNVPLRTIMTPGPVEVDPRVLRAMATPILGQFDPAFTNIMNETMEMLRAVFQTDNHWAFPVDGTSRAGIEAVLCSIIEPGDKVLVPIFGRFGYLLTEICKRYGADVTTMEVPWGEVFDPEDVITKIHEVSPKIVAIVHAETSTSCMQPLKEIGEACRNADVLLVVDAVASLGGVDLKVDELKLDAVIGGTQKCLSVPSGLAPITFNKRIEEVINKRKSIEMGLKTPESASSANPITSNYFDLAQLQDYWSPVRLNHHTEATSMQYALREGLRIILEEGLENRFARHKLNEKALVEGIKAMGLNIFGDENHKLPVVTAIEIPPGINGEEVRSMMLEDFEVEIASSFGPLHGKIWRIGSMGYSSRKKNILHVLAALEATLIRKGFNVNKGESLQAALNVYDEFKQRNLGAAAAN, encoded by the coding sequence ATGACTAAGTTCACAGATTTAAATGTCCCGCTTCGAACAATCATGACACCCGGCCCGGTCGAGGTCGATCCGAGAGTATTGAGGGCAATGGCCACGCCGATTTTAGGGCAATTTGATCCTGCCTTTACGAATATTATGAACGAAACAATGGAAATGCTTCGAGCCGTTTTTCAAACAGATAATCACTGGGCTTTCCCGGTTGATGGAACTTCCAGGGCGGGCATTGAAGCTGTCCTGTGCAGTATAATTGAACCCGGCGATAAGGTATTGGTTCCCATATTCGGCCGATTTGGCTATCTATTAACGGAAATTTGCAAGCGTTATGGAGCAGACGTTACGACAATGGAGGTTCCATGGGGAGAGGTTTTTGATCCCGAAGATGTTATCACCAAGATTCATGAGGTTTCTCCGAAAATTGTTGCCATCGTCCATGCCGAAACATCAACTAGTTGCATGCAGCCGCTAAAGGAAATTGGAGAAGCCTGCAGAAATGCAGATGTTCTCTTAGTTGTCGATGCTGTTGCCTCATTGGGTGGAGTCGACCTCAAGGTGGATGAACTCAAGCTTGATGCGGTGATTGGCGGTACGCAAAAATGCTTATCTGTTCCATCCGGTTTAGCACCGATTACTTTCAACAAGCGGATTGAAGAAGTGATCAATAAAAGAAAGAGCATTGAAATGGGCTTGAAAACACCTGAAAGCGCGTCATCTGCAAATCCAATAACGAGCAATTATTTCGATTTAGCACAGCTTCAGGATTATTGGAGTCCTGTTCGTCTTAATCATCATACTGAAGCGACCAGCATGCAATATGCTTTAAGAGAAGGGCTTCGCATCATCCTCGAAGAAGGACTGGAAAACCGATTTGCCCGCCATAAGTTAAATGAAAAAGCATTAGTTGAGGGAATTAAAGCGATGGGCTTAAATATTTTTGGTGATGAAAACCATAAGCTTCCTGTTGTAACGGCAATTGAAATACCTCCAGGAATAAACGGTGAAGAGGTACGTTCCATGATGCTGGAAGATTTCGAAGTAGAAATCGCAAGTTCTTTTGGGCCTCTTCATGGCAAGATCTGGAGGATTGGGTCAATGGGATATAGCTCGCGCAAAAAAAATATTCTTCATGTACTCGCGGCATTAGAAGCAACACTTATCCGGAAGGGCTTCAATGTTAATAAAGGTGAAAGTCTACAGGCAGCCTTAAACGTGTACGATGAATTTAAACAGCGGAATCTCGGAGCAGCCGCAGCAAATTAA
- a CDS encoding restriction endonuclease codes for MMARRKTKKEKELESLFSLIFIVPAFLIYFATNSIQTTVSITIVYWAVVIALLLIRNKKLRERLRASGINEIDKMDGIKFEHYLKELYSAIGYTAKVTQASGDFGADLVLSQNGRKIVVQAKRYSKNVGVKAVQEIKAAQSHYNAGEAWVITNSYFTKAAMELAKSNSVKLIDRDHLIQQILNMKKAG; via the coding sequence ATGATGGCTAGGAGGAAGACTAAAAAAGAAAAAGAACTAGAATCTTTATTTTCTTTAATATTTATAGTGCCAGCATTTTTAATCTATTTTGCTACTAATTCTATCCAGACAACTGTTTCAATTACAATCGTCTACTGGGCTGTGGTAATAGCTTTGCTGCTAATTAGGAACAAAAAGTTAAGGGAAAGACTTAGGGCCTCAGGCATAAATGAAATTGATAAAATGGATGGAATTAAATTTGAGCACTATTTAAAAGAATTGTATTCTGCTATTGGCTATACTGCCAAAGTGACACAAGCGAGTGGAGATTTTGGAGCAGACCTGGTTTTATCCCAAAACGGCCGGAAAATTGTCGTTCAAGCAAAAAGATATAGCAAAAACGTTGGCGTAAAAGCGGTCCAAGAAATTAAAGCCGCCCAATCTCATTACAACGCCGGTGAAGCTTGGGTGATTACGAACAGTTATTTCACCAAAGCCGCAATGGAACTGGCCAAGTCCAATTCGGTAAAGCTAATTGACAGGGACCATCTCATTCAACAAATCCTTAACATGAAGAAGGCGGGCTAA
- a CDS encoding putative thiazole-containing bacteriocin maturation protein, with the protein MAKLNSSTRLKVRRDTFYLPDPEGGVYFRNNESSFRMKGSTIYQWIEMLIPMFNGEQTMGGITEGLTDSYKKRVYEIGETLYENGFLRDISQDREHQLTPAVLDKYSSQIEFIENFTDSGAYHFQEFRQAKVLAVGAGPILVSLMSALIESGLPKLDFLATESIRTNRRRIDELVRNASEADSEVEVKEVLFENRRTTGFWEQVVQPYDWVLYISQDGNVNELRELNAVCKEEGKSLLPAICLGQVGLTGPVVHPDSDGCWESAWRRLHQSAVGVDQQADNFSSTAGSILANVLAFEFFKKTAGIEASTQSNQIYMLDLETMEGNWLSFISHPLVTSANRTPRLLEDLDLRIENETNRNSPPSKLLEFFSLLASEEIGILHFWEERNLPQLPLAQCSVQAVNPISEGPADLLPEVICAGFTHEDAKRNASLTGIEMYVSQLIDSDNLSSNFIGIGAGETIDEAVCRGLQCFLDEELKKRKEDQQGKILVLQEESIEDRECKYYLNALTTLNGPSFIEMEEDILGFPVIRVRSNGRCYTKTGLNLTYACRNALQEALLGAQNEDQSMVSQETEPAGFPGKKESKLSIPACDELTQLELLQSAFQVLQENGKRLFVYDLSFEPFLKEELAGVFGVQVREEESYWRPKY; encoded by the coding sequence ATGGCCAAATTGAACTCGTCCACGCGGCTGAAAGTTAGAAGAGATACATTTTATCTGCCTGATCCAGAAGGCGGAGTGTATTTTAGAAATAACGAAAGCTCATTCCGGATGAAAGGCAGTACTATTTATCAGTGGATTGAAATGCTGATTCCGATGTTCAACGGGGAGCAAACAATGGGGGGGATAACAGAGGGGCTAACGGACTCATACAAGAAGAGAGTTTATGAGATTGGAGAAACGTTGTACGAGAATGGATTTTTGCGGGATATAAGTCAAGACCGTGAACACCAATTAACACCTGCTGTTCTAGATAAATACTCTTCACAAATTGAATTTATCGAGAATTTTACTGATTCCGGTGCATACCACTTTCAGGAATTCCGTCAGGCTAAAGTTTTGGCTGTCGGAGCTGGTCCGATACTCGTTTCATTAATGAGTGCATTAATTGAATCTGGCCTTCCTAAACTTGATTTTCTCGCAACGGAATCGATACGAACGAATCGGCGGCGGATTGATGAGCTGGTGCGGAACGCCAGTGAAGCTGACTCCGAGGTGGAGGTTAAGGAAGTCCTATTCGAAAATAGGAGAACCACAGGCTTTTGGGAACAAGTTGTACAGCCATATGATTGGGTTCTCTATATCTCGCAGGATGGGAATGTAAATGAATTAAGGGAATTGAACGCTGTTTGCAAGGAGGAAGGAAAGAGTCTTTTGCCAGCCATATGTTTAGGGCAAGTAGGACTAACTGGTCCGGTCGTCCATCCAGACTCGGATGGATGCTGGGAGTCCGCATGGCGCCGCCTTCATCAATCTGCCGTTGGGGTCGATCAGCAAGCTGACAACTTTTCTTCAACAGCCGGATCGATTCTGGCAAATGTCCTTGCATTTGAATTTTTCAAAAAAACTGCCGGAATTGAAGCTTCGACCCAAAGCAATCAAATTTACATGCTTGATCTGGAAACAATGGAAGGAAACTGGTTATCATTCATTTCCCACCCGTTGGTTACGTCCGCAAACCGAACTCCGAGGCTATTAGAAGACCTTGATTTAAGGATTGAAAATGAAACGAACCGTAACTCTCCGCCAAGCAAGCTTTTGGAGTTTTTTAGCCTGCTGGCTTCGGAAGAGATCGGGATTCTCCATTTTTGGGAAGAACGGAATTTACCCCAGCTTCCGCTTGCACAATGCTCTGTTCAAGCAGTAAATCCAATATCCGAGGGGCCGGCAGACCTTCTCCCGGAAGTGATTTGTGCTGGTTTCACCCATGAGGATGCGAAAAGGAATGCCAGCCTTACTGGCATTGAAATGTATGTATCACAATTGATTGATTCAGATAATCTGAGCTCTAACTTTATAGGCATCGGAGCAGGAGAAACAATCGATGAGGCCGTTTGCCGGGGGCTTCAATGCTTTTTGGATGAGGAATTAAAGAAAAGAAAGGAAGATCAACAGGGCAAGATCTTAGTTTTGCAGGAAGAATCAATTGAAGATCGTGAATGCAAATATTATTTAAACGCACTCACGACCTTGAATGGACCATCATTTATCGAGATGGAAGAGGATATTCTGGGCTTTCCTGTCATCCGGGTAAGGTCGAATGGCCGATGCTACACGAAGACAGGGCTAAATTTAACTTATGCATGCCGCAATGCCTTGCAAGAAGCCCTATTAGGAGCACAAAACGAGGATCAATCAATGGTAAGTCAGGAAACGGAGCCAGCTGGTTTTCCGGGCAAAAAAGAATCCAAACTCAGCATTCCTGCATGTGATGAGTTGACTCAATTGGAGCTGCTGCAGTCAGCCTTTCAAGTTTTACAAGAAAACGGGAAGCGTCTTTTTGTTTATGACCTCTCGTTCGAACCATTTCTGAAAGAGGAATTGGCAGGTGTATTTGGTGTACAGGTTCGAGAGGAGGAATCCTATTGGCGGCCCAAATACTGA
- a CDS encoding MFS transporter: MQSTLKKADVEPEWLKDYIRSPEKQKQLYKRTLLVVVMSQIFGGAGLAAGITVGALLAQDMLGTESVTGLPTALFTLGSAGAALIVGRLSQRFGRRSGLATGFLAGGIGAVGVIISALMNSILLLFASLLIYGAGAATNLQARYAGTDLADSTQRAKAISMALVSTTLGAVAGPNLVDVMGRFAVSIGIPALAGPFILAAAAYILAGLVLFIFLKPDPYLVAKAIEDAKSSAGHSHSEEINAGIQNNRRGIFAGASVMVLTQFVMIAIMTMTPVHMGHYGHDLKDVGMVIGFHVGAMFLPSLVTGFLVDKIGRAAMAVASAITLLAAGILAAMGPADSMGVLITALVLLGLGWNFGLISGTAILVDATLPATRAKTQGAIDVWIALSGALGGGLSGIIVAQSNYGTLSIAGALLSLLLIPIIFWAGINKQGKA; encoded by the coding sequence GTGCAAAGTACCTTAAAAAAAGCGGACGTTGAACCTGAATGGTTAAAAGATTACATCCGCTCTCCAGAAAAACAAAAACAGCTTTATAAACGAACATTACTAGTTGTAGTCATGTCCCAAATTTTTGGTGGGGCGGGACTGGCTGCGGGTATCACAGTCGGGGCGCTCCTCGCCCAGGACATGTTAGGGACCGAAAGCGTAACGGGACTTCCTACAGCACTATTTACTTTAGGCTCAGCCGGGGCCGCTTTGATTGTGGGCCGCCTGTCCCAGCGATTTGGACGCCGATCTGGATTGGCGACGGGATTTTTGGCTGGAGGAATCGGCGCTGTCGGGGTGATTATTTCAGCCTTAATGAATAGCATCCTGCTATTATTTGCCTCCCTGCTCATCTATGGGGCCGGAGCAGCCACTAACCTTCAGGCACGCTACGCGGGAACGGACTTGGCAGACTCAACACAAAGGGCAAAGGCGATCAGTATGGCGCTGGTTTCGACAACACTTGGCGCTGTCGCCGGCCCAAACCTCGTGGATGTTATGGGCCGATTCGCTGTATCCATCGGAATTCCTGCTTTAGCCGGGCCATTTATATTGGCTGCCGCAGCTTATATCCTTGCTGGCCTTGTTCTCTTTATCTTTCTCAAGCCTGATCCGTATCTTGTGGCAAAAGCAATAGAGGATGCGAAAAGTTCAGCCGGCCATTCACATTCAGAGGAAATAAATGCTGGGATCCAGAACAACAGGCGGGGAATTTTCGCCGGGGCATCCGTCATGGTTCTTACTCAATTTGTGATGATTGCAATTATGACGATGACTCCGGTCCATATGGGGCATTATGGGCATGATTTAAAAGATGTCGGCATGGTCATTGGTTTTCATGTAGGGGCCATGTTTTTGCCTTCTTTGGTGACCGGTTTCCTTGTCGATAAAATTGGCCGCGCCGCAATGGCTGTTGCCTCGGCCATCACCCTGCTTGCAGCGGGTATCCTGGCTGCCATGGGACCCGCTGATTCAATGGGGGTCTTGATTACGGCACTCGTCTTACTTGGGCTCGGCTGGAATTTTGGGTTGATTAGCGGCACAGCAATCCTTGTAGATGCCACTCTACCAGCTACCCGGGCCAAGACGCAGGGGGCTATCGATGTGTGGATTGCCTTATCAGGAGCACTGGGCGGAGGTTTATCCGGTATCATCGTCGCGCAATCTAACTATGGAACCCTTTCAATTGCAGGCGCCTTGCTATCATTACTGCTCATCCCGATTATTTTTTGGGCAGGTATCAATAAACAGGGCAAAGCCTAA
- a CDS encoding DUF2164 domain-containing protein: MFIKLSKEQQQKMISDIQYFFSDERDEVITEFAAERVLDFVKESLAPHFYNAAVLDVKHVVEQQFSSIEEEILTLERPIKS, translated from the coding sequence ATGTTTATTAAGCTATCGAAAGAGCAACAGCAGAAAATGATTTCTGATATCCAATATTTCTTCTCCGATGAAAGGGATGAAGTGATCACAGAATTTGCTGCAGAAAGAGTGTTGGATTTTGTTAAGGAATCCCTTGCTCCCCATTTTTATAACGCCGCGGTTCTGGATGTTAAACATGTAGTTGAACAACAATTTTCTTCTATTGAGGAAGAAATACTTACGCTTGAACGCCCAATTAAAAGCTAA
- a CDS encoding TOMM precursor leader peptide-binding protein — protein sequence MAAQILIDGNGLLADIVYHQLSKSHAIKRQSIEEAIPAGTELALVLHDSWQPAVHQKAEKRFREAGVPWLRGFVSFGEGIIGPFVRPDTEGCCCCADIRLLTAGPDRQEMWQFQAKMAAEKDIRRDAWVSRSGLSQMAELVSHEVGRILKGEASSLEESIYITNLKTLAASRHFFLPDPTCPICSSLPIDTSELARIQLESSPKINKGSYRSRSMDDLKSVLVKDYFDYRTGLLNGKMQDIRLPFADVLMKMPLFGGDEGVAGRTNSYEISELTAILEGLERYCGIGPRGKKSVVRECYRKLEQNALDPASVGVHEPEHYEKPHFPFKKFNPDVPMDWVWGYSFLQERPILVPELLAYYSLGCGNGFVYETSNGCAIGGSLEEAIFHAIMEVVERDSFLLTWYAKLPLPRLDLRSAKDPELQLMVDRIQDVAGYELHFYNSTMEHGIPSVWAIAKNKRTKGVNIICAAAANPDPIKAVKSTIFELAGMMFRDDEKLEANRQKYEKMLHDPFAVRTMEDHGMLYGLKEAEGRFDFLLNDQRPLRTFAEEFEEPPANADLKDDLQDVLQRFRRLNLDVIVVDQTSPVIERNGLFCVKVLIPGMLPMTFGHHLNRVKGLERVLTVPMQLGFEEEPLTYEQLNPLPHPFP from the coding sequence TTGGCGGCCCAAATACTGATCGATGGGAACGGGTTATTAGCGGATATTGTCTATCATCAATTATCCAAAAGCCATGCAATAAAGCGCCAAAGTATAGAAGAAGCCATTCCGGCCGGAACAGAATTAGCTCTGGTGCTCCACGATTCGTGGCAACCAGCGGTTCATCAAAAAGCGGAAAAACGATTCAGAGAGGCTGGGGTTCCGTGGCTTCGGGGATTCGTTTCATTCGGGGAAGGAATCATCGGCCCGTTCGTACGGCCTGATACCGAGGGATGCTGTTGCTGTGCCGATATCCGGCTTTTGACAGCAGGACCTGATCGCCAGGAAATGTGGCAATTTCAAGCGAAAATGGCAGCTGAAAAAGATATCAGGCGCGATGCTTGGGTATCACGAAGCGGATTATCTCAAATGGCTGAGCTGGTCAGTCATGAAGTCGGGAGGATTCTTAAAGGAGAAGCCAGCAGCTTGGAAGAAAGCATATACATCACGAACCTAAAGACGCTAGCTGCCTCACGCCACTTTTTCCTGCCTGATCCAACGTGCCCAATTTGCAGTTCATTGCCAATTGATACATCTGAATTAGCCCGGATCCAGCTGGAATCAAGCCCGAAAATCAATAAAGGCAGTTATCGCAGCCGTTCGATGGATGATTTGAAATCTGTGTTAGTCAAAGATTATTTTGATTACCGGACCGGACTCCTGAATGGGAAAATGCAGGACATCCGGCTGCCGTTTGCTGATGTATTAATGAAAATGCCGCTGTTTGGAGGGGATGAGGGAGTAGCGGGGCGGACTAATTCTTATGAAATCAGTGAACTGACGGCCATTTTAGAAGGATTGGAGCGATATTGCGGGATTGGCCCCAGGGGAAAAAAGTCCGTCGTTCGGGAGTGTTACCGGAAGTTGGAACAGAACGCATTGGATCCTGCCAGTGTCGGTGTCCATGAACCCGAACATTATGAAAAGCCCCATTTCCCTTTCAAAAAGTTCAATCCTGACGTCCCAATGGATTGGGTTTGGGGTTACTCCTTTTTACAGGAACGGCCAATCCTGGTTCCAGAGCTGCTTGCCTACTATAGCTTAGGCTGCGGGAATGGCTTTGTTTATGAAACCTCCAACGGATGTGCGATCGGCGGGAGTTTGGAGGAGGCCATCTTTCATGCCATCATGGAGGTCGTCGAGCGGGATTCATTCTTGTTAACGTGGTATGCCAAGCTGCCACTGCCCCGGCTTGATCTTCGTTCTGCAAAAGATCCTGAATTACAGCTAATGGTCGACCGTATTCAAGATGTGGCCGGATATGAGCTTCATTTTTACAATTCAACGATGGAACACGGCATCCCAAGTGTGTGGGCGATCGCAAAAAACAAAAGAACCAAGGGAGTTAACATCATTTGTGCCGCAGCTGCGAACCCTGATCCTATAAAGGCGGTCAAAAGCACGATCTTCGAGCTTGCCGGAATGATGTTCAGGGATGACGAAAAATTGGAGGCAAACAGGCAAAAATATGAAAAGATGCTGCACGATCCGTTCGCAGTGCGGACGATGGAGGACCATGGAATGCTTTACGGACTGAAGGAAGCCGAGGGACGGTTTGACTTTTTATTAAATGATCAACGACCTTTACGTACGTTTGCCGAGGAATTCGAAGAACCGCCGGCCAATGCTGATTTAAAGGACGATCTTCAGGATGTTTTGCAGAGATTCCGCCGTTTGAATCTTGATGTGATTGTCGTTGACCAAACCTCGCCTGTCATCGAGCGGAACGGATTATTTTGCGTGAAAGTACTCATTCCCGGGATGCTGCCGATGACATTCGGGCACCACCTTAACCGCGTGAAAGGTCTTGAAAGGGTGCTCACGGTACCGATGCAGCTGGGTTTTGAGGAGGAACCGCTAACGTATGAACAGCTTAATCCACTTCCCCATCCATTCCCATAG
- a CDS encoding SagB family peptide dehydrogenase: MELDTFLHKLHFDTEKVFPSDWEVDWEDAPLPYKLYRGLPEISLNAEVPLTLQKREEDRNPSLEELGHFLWYVYGLTQFAQSHMPDGADGKNAGFTQSLRRFVPSGGALYPNELYVYMKLDDAPDGIYHYDVAHHRLILLREGNYDSYLSRSLGNSQPISDCFCTVFVSTVFWKNFYKYNNFSYRLQGLDAGVVIGQSLETADTMGFSTRVCYQFLDRPINQLLGLSEQKESVYAVIPLSTKPIRCVGNGGRGEIFTSVELCREIPELNHATYNRSKRVIDYPILKRLNEESMFDTTDSFVKIKKPQREKLPLDLKLSMLPVTESFSYDFAAACRKRYSPGLDFTLGNVNQTQLSTLLKETLSFPYQNDLDETEGQIEKRVSLYGSFYHVEGMPDGAYSYETGTHALQRIAVGDYREYMQSGLTMPFVNMYQVPLCMHVVGDKGHLKECLGYRGYRIQQMEAGILVQRLLLVSGALGMGGHAILGFDANQSDELFRTDSKGKTCLIQIPVGPYRPRAWLKGGVLG, translated from the coding sequence TTGGAACTAGATACCTTTTTACACAAACTGCATTTTGACACGGAAAAAGTCTTCCCTTCAGATTGGGAGGTGGATTGGGAGGACGCGCCCCTTCCATATAAATTGTACCGTGGCTTGCCCGAAATCTCTCTAAACGCAGAAGTGCCGTTAACTCTCCAGAAGAGAGAAGAGGATCGGAACCCTAGTCTGGAGGAGCTTGGCCATTTCTTATGGTATGTATACGGTCTAACCCAGTTCGCCCAATCTCATATGCCTGATGGAGCTGACGGGAAAAATGCGGGCTTTACACAGTCGCTACGAAGATTTGTCCCTTCTGGAGGGGCGTTGTATCCAAATGAATTATATGTGTATATGAAGCTGGATGATGCGCCAGATGGTATTTATCATTACGATGTAGCCCATCATCGTCTTATTTTGCTGAGGGAAGGCAATTACGATTCCTACCTATCGAGAAGCCTTGGGAATAGCCAGCCAATTTCGGACTGCTTTTGCACCGTTTTTGTCTCGACAGTCTTTTGGAAGAATTTCTATAAATACAATAATTTCTCCTATAGGCTTCAAGGGTTGGATGCAGGAGTGGTTATTGGGCAATCGTTGGAAACCGCAGATACGATGGGGTTTTCAACCCGGGTTTGTTATCAGTTTCTTGATCGGCCCATTAATCAATTGCTTGGATTATCCGAGCAAAAGGAAAGTGTATACGCGGTCATCCCGTTAAGCACGAAACCAATTCGTTGTGTTGGCAACGGTGGGAGAGGAGAAATCTTTACTTCAGTTGAACTGTGCCGGGAAATTCCAGAGTTGAACCATGCTACCTATAACCGTTCGAAGCGAGTCATTGATTATCCGATACTGAAAAGATTGAATGAAGAATCGATGTTTGATACAACGGATTCTTTTGTCAAAATAAAAAAACCGCAACGTGAGAAACTTCCCTTAGATTTGAAGCTGTCCATGCTCCCGGTTACAGAGAGCTTTTCCTATGACTTCGCAGCTGCTTGCAGGAAGCGGTATTCTCCCGGTCTTGATTTTACATTAGGAAATGTAAACCAAACACAATTGTCGACTCTTTTGAAAGAGACATTGTCTTTCCCATATCAAAATGACCTTGACGAGACAGAGGGGCAAATCGAGAAGCGTGTCTCATTATATGGAAGTTTTTATCATGTAGAGGGAATGCCTGATGGCGCCTATTCTTATGAAACTGGCACTCATGCACTTCAGAGAATAGCCGTGGGGGATTACCGGGAGTATATGCAATCCGGACTAACGATGCCTTTTGTAAATATGTATCAAGTCCCACTCTGTATGCATGTAGTTGGAGACAAAGGGCACCTCAAAGAGTGTCTGGGGTATAGAGGCTACCGCATTCAACAAATGGAAGCGGGCATTCTCGTGCAACGGCTGCTCCTAGTGTCGGGTGCTCTAGGAATGGGAGGGCACGCTATATTGGGATTTGATGCGAACCAATCTGATGAACTATTCAGGACCGATTCCAAAGGGAAAACGTGCTTGATCCAAATACCAGTCGGACCATACCGCCCACGCGCCTGGTTAAAAGGTGGGGTGCTTGGTTAG
- a CDS encoding DUF2199 domain-containing protein, giving the protein MGSFNKRGYICRCCGQYHDELPMSYGSIVPAYYYAIPEEEREDRVDLTDDVCVIDEEYFFIRGCIEIPVLDGEGPFVWDVWVSLSESNFDKTIDYWEFEGREHELEPMFGWLSTSLPCYPDTLNLKTMVYTREVGFKPSIELEPTDHPLAIEQREGIGMSRIQEIAEELCRETE; this is encoded by the coding sequence GTGGGCAGCTTTAATAAGAGAGGGTATATATGCAGATGTTGTGGACAGTATCATGATGAGCTCCCGATGAGTTATGGGAGTATTGTTCCTGCTTATTATTATGCTATTCCTGAAGAGGAACGCGAGGATCGTGTTGATTTAACGGACGATGTTTGTGTCATTGACGAAGAATACTTTTTTATTAGGGGATGTATAGAGATACCGGTTCTGGATGGAGAAGGCCCTTTTGTTTGGGATGTGTGGGTCTCTTTGAGTGAATCCAATTTTGATAAAACGATCGATTATTGGGAGTTTGAAGGCAGAGAACATGAGCTGGAACCAATGTTTGGCTGGCTCTCCACGTCACTCCCTTGCTATCCGGACACGTTAAATTTAAAAACAATGGTCTATACGAGAGAAGTGGGCTTCAAACCCTCTATTGAACTTGAACCAACAGACCACCCCTTAGCAATTGAACAAAGAGAAGGTATTGGCATGAGCCGTATTCAGGAGATTGCAGAAGAGTTGTGCAGAGAAACAGAATGA